A window from Candidatus Woesearchaeota archaeon encodes these proteins:
- a CDS encoding HAD-IA family hydrolase, with the protein MTHIKPVSEKKAIILDNEWVLVKNDWNLVARLFSETFGTKPLTGKQFKQALKLYDQSQTNPLYQHNRGNISSDEFWLQVLNYHKIPTTNENIEFAKGVLEQLTTNVEETSIEAVKNIFESQNYELIMLSNSTPDIRCGNMKRHNYFQWFAQIYFSFETGYRKPEKGAYENILRARDLKPQNCIFVDDKEENLEGAKAAGIHVVKYKIGDKKTLQEVVNEKLCELSWEQI; encoded by the coding sequence ATGACCCATATAAAACCAGTTTCAGAAAAAAAAGCAATCATTCTAGATAATGAATGGGTCCTTGTTAAAAATGATTGGAATTTAGTTGCAAGATTATTCTCAGAAACATTTGGCACAAAACCTTTAACTGGAAAACAATTCAAACAAGCATTAAAATTATATGATCAATCTCAAACCAATCCATTATACCAACACAACAGAGGAAATATTAGTTCTGACGAATTTTGGTTACAAGTTCTTAATTATCACAAAATTCCAACAACTAATGAAAATATTGAATTTGCAAAAGGAGTTTTAGAACAATTAACAACCAACGTAGAAGAAACATCTATCGAGGCAGTAAAAAATATATTTGAGTCTCAAAATTATGAATTAATTATGCTTTCAAATTCAACTCCAGATATAAGATGCGGAAACATGAAACGACACAATTATTTTCAGTGGTTCGCCCAAATATATTTTTCATTTGAAACGGGATATAGAAAACCAGAAAAAGGTGCATACGAAAATATTCTTCGCGCACGAGATTTAAAACCACAAAATTGCATATTTGTGGACGATAAAGAAGAAAATTTAGAAGGTGCAAAAGCAGCAGGAATTCATGTTGTAAAATATAAAATTGGAGATAAAAAAACTTTGCAAGAAGTGGTTAATGAAAAACTATGCGAACTTAGTTGGGAACAAATTTAA